A stretch of the Lactuca sativa cultivar Salinas chromosome 9, Lsat_Salinas_v11, whole genome shotgun sequence genome encodes the following:
- the LOC111916900 gene encoding probable aminotransferase TAT2, protein MENGVAKMETPTNVTIKGILGLLMANLDYENKKRVISLGMGDPTAFSCFTTTSVAEDAVVDALTSQKFNGYSPTVGLPQARKAISEYLSINLPYKLSPDDVFITAGCTQAIEVAISILARPNSNILVPKPGFPIYELCAAFRNVEIRHFDLLPENNWEVDLDAIDALADHNTVAIVIINPGNPCGNVYSYQHLKKIAETAKKHKVVVVADEVYGHLAFGQNPFVPMGVFGSMVPVLTLGSLSKRWIVPGWRLGWFVTTDPNSMFKNTKTVERLKKYFDICGGPATFIQAAVPRIIKETSDTFFMKTLDILKHTSDVCMKKIEDIPCLTCPTKPQGSMAMMVKLNVSLLKDIHDDIDFCFKLAKEESVILLPGLTVGLKNWVRITFAAEPSLLEEALERIKTFSRRHSYDTNGYI, encoded by the exons ATGGAGAATGGGGTTGCGAAAATGGAGACCCCTACGAATGTGACAATTAAGGGGATTCTTGGACTGTTAATGGCGAATCTTGATTATGAAAATAAGAAGAGAGTGATTTCTCTTGGGATGGGTGACCCGACTGCTTTTTCTTGCTTCACTACCACTTCTGTTGCAGAAGATGCTGTCGTTGATGCTCTCACCTCGCAGAAATTCAATGGATATTCCCCTACTGTTGGCCTTCCTCAAGCAAGAAA GGCAATCAGTGAATATCTATCGATCAATCTCCCATACAAGTTATCCCCAGATGATGTATTCATAACAGCAGGATGCACACAAGCCATAGAAGTTGCTATATCAATTTTAGCCAGACCAAATTCAAACATATTAGTTCCAAAACCAGGATTCCCAATCTATGAACTTTGTGCAGCTTTTAGAAACGTTGAAATCCGCCATTTTGACCTTCTTCCCGAAAACAACTGGGAAGTTGACCTTGATGCCATTGATGCATTAGCTGATCATAACACCGTTGCAATTGTCATCATAAACCCAGGGAATCCATGTGGAAATGTCTATAGTTATCAACATTTAAAAAAG ATTGCCGAAACTGCAAAGAAGCACAAGGTTGTTGTTGTAGCAGATGAAGTTTATGGACATTTAGCTTTTGGACAAAACCCTTTTGTGCCAATGGGTGTGTTTGGATCCATGGTGCCTGTTCTTACACTTGGATCCTTATCAAAAAGATGGATTGTGCCAGGCTGGCGCCTCGGGTGGTTTGTCACCACCGATCCTAATTCcatgttcaaaaacaccaag ACTGTTGAGCGCCTCAAGAAGTACTTTGACATCTGTGGTGGTCCCGCAACCTTTATACAG GCAGCTGTGCCTCGAATTATTAAGGAAACAAGTGACACGTTCTTCATGAAAACTCTTGACATATTGAAACACACATCGGATGTTTGTATGAAGAAAATAGAAGATATTCCTTGTTTAACATGTCCAACAAAACCTCAAGGATCCATGGCAATGATGGTGAAGCTTAATGTTTCATTACTAAAAGATATCCATGATGACATTGACTTTTGTTTCAAGTTAGCTAAAGAAGAATCTGTTATCCTTCTTCCAG GACTAACAGTGGGACTAAAGAATTGGGTGAGGATAACTTTTGCTGCAGAACCATCTTTGCTTGAAGAAGctcttgaaagaattaaaacgtTTTCTCGTAGGCATTCTTATGACACAAATGGTTACATTTGA